One part of the Solanum dulcamara chromosome 8, daSolDulc1.2, whole genome shotgun sequence genome encodes these proteins:
- the LOC129899207 gene encoding transcription factor MTB3 → MAEKLFLKGEDKVTMEGVLGSEAVEFFSWSASNHMLTEFTSSRGDLGVQQALCKIVEGSDWTYAIYWQVAKSKSGKSALIWGDGHCREAKIGQSEGGNDSAHQKMMDGNKKKMVLQKIHTCFGGSEDDNIAAKLESVSDVEVFYLTSMYYIFPFDKPSSPSQSFNSARSIWVSDVKGCLEHFQSRSYLAKLARYETLVFVPLKSGVVELGSVKSILEDQNLIQMVKTSVVVSNPPQPKAIPKIFGRELSLGGAKSGPISINFSPKVEEELSFASDSYEVQAALGSSQVYGNSSNGYRSDEGEGKLYKEELDERKPRKRGRKPANGREEALNHVEAERQRREKLNQRFYALRAVVPNISKMDKASLLGDAIAYITDLQARIRVLDAEKEMVSDKQKQQVIPEIDFHQRKDDAVVRVGCPLNAHPVSRVLKTFQEHQIVAQESNVSLTENGELVHTFSIRAPGPAAEDLKEKLTAALSK, encoded by the coding sequence ATGGCAGAGAAACTTTTTCTGAAGGGAGAGGATAAGGTTACTATGGAGGGGGTATTAGGTAGCGAAGCAGTAGAATTTTTCTCCTGGTCAGCTTCAAATCACATGTTGACAGAATTTACTTCATCAAGGGGAGATTTGGGAGTGCAGCAGGCGCTCTGCAAGATTGTTGAGGGGTCTGATTGGACTTATGCAATCTATTGGCAAGTTGCAAAGTCGAAATCTGGAAAATCAGCTTTAATATGGGGCGATGGACATTGCAGAGAAGCAAAGATAGGGCAAAGTGAAGGTGGAAATGATTCTGCGCATCAGAAAATGATGGAcggaaacaagaaaaaaatggtTCTTCAAAAGATACATACTTGCTTTGGAGGGTCAGAAGATGATAATATTGCTGCCAAGTTGGAGTCTGTTTCGGATGTGGAGGTGTTTTATCTCACATCAATGTATTATATCTTCCCATTTGATAAGCCTTCTAGTCcttctcaatcatttaattcTGCTAGATCAATATGGGTTTCTGATGTAAAAGGTTGCTTAGAACATTTCCAATCAAGATCTTATCTAGCAAAGTTGGCTCGTTATGAGACACTAGTGTTTGTTCCGCTGAAGTCGGGGGTTGTGGAGCTTGGTTCTGTAAAGTCTATTCTGGAAGATCAGAATTTGATTCAGATGGTGAAAACATCTGTGGTGGTATCTAATCCTCCACAGCCCAAAGCAATTCCAAAGATATTTGGTCGGGAGCTCAGTCTAGGTGGTGCTAAGTCAGGCCCCATCAGCATAAATTTTTCTCCAAAGGTGGaagaagagttgagttttgcTTCAGATTCTTACGAAGTACAAGCAGCGCTAGGTAGTTCTCAAGTCTATGGGAACTCATCAAATGGGTATCGAAGTGATGAAGGTGAAGGGAAACTTTACAAGGAAGAATTAGATGAACGGAAACCAAGAAAGAGGGGAAGAAAGCCTGCCAACGGGAGGGAAGAAGCATTGAATCATGTTGAAGCAGAGAGGCAGAGGCGTGAGAAGCTTAACCAGAGGTTTTATGCTTTAAGAGCAGTTGTTCCAAATATCTCAAAGATGGATAAAGCATCGCTGCTTGGAGATGCAATTGCTTATATCACGGATCTCCAGGCAAGAATTAGGGTGTTAGATGCTGAGAAGGAGATGGTAAGCGACAAGCAAAAGCAGCAGGTTATCCCAGAGATTGATTTTCATCAAAGAAAAGATGATGCAGTTGTAAGAGTAGGCTGCCCTTTGAATGCTCACCCTGTTTCTAGAGTTTTGAAGACATTTCAGGAACATCAAATAGTGGCACAAGAATCCAATGTCTCATTAACAGAAAACGGCGAACTTGTACACACATTCTCTATACGAGCTCCCGGCCCTGCTGCTGAGGATTTGAAGGAAAAGCTGACAGCTGCTCTGTCTAAATGA